A genomic window from Klebsiella quasipneumoniae subsp. quasipneumoniae includes:
- a CDS encoding VOC family protein → MATLQWDHAVQFVNQPEAAIETFAGQQLRAVAGGRHPGWGTRNALSYFGLTYIEFLAISDPDELRAATDRFLLSRDAARLLPENEALFRVALRSDDIDATHDHLRRKGLAVSPIVDGQRHDPQGNVIRWRIFTIDGDTDGLVYPFVLQWGEDDETRLARLRAQGLDVPHPLGDIVLEQAVFEVDNPQAVRDRWQVLLGFPPQGEQGLDVGGQWFTFREGAANQLTELVFRVANPALKGQRFRVGNGVYRFI, encoded by the coding sequence ATGGCAACCTTGCAGTGGGACCACGCAGTACAGTTTGTGAATCAGCCGGAAGCGGCGATTGAAACCTTTGCCGGACAGCAGCTGCGGGCGGTGGCCGGCGGGCGCCATCCGGGGTGGGGAACCCGCAATGCGCTGAGCTATTTTGGCCTGACCTATATCGAATTCCTCGCCATTTCCGACCCGGACGAACTGCGCGCCGCGACGGACAGGTTTTTGCTCTCACGGGATGCCGCGCGGTTGCTGCCGGAGAACGAAGCGCTGTTTCGCGTCGCGCTGCGCAGCGACGACATCGACGCCACCCATGACCACTTGCGGCGCAAGGGGCTGGCGGTGTCACCGATCGTCGATGGCCAGCGCCACGATCCGCAGGGCAATGTCATCCGCTGGCGGATCTTCACCATCGATGGCGACACCGACGGGCTGGTCTATCCTTTTGTGCTGCAGTGGGGAGAAGACGACGAGACCCGGCTGGCGCGGCTGCGCGCCCAGGGGCTGGACGTGCCTCACCCGCTGGGCGACATTGTGCTCGAGCAGGCGGTGTTCGAGGTGGACAATCCGCAGGCGGTGCGCGATCGCTGGCAGGTGCTGCTGGGCTTCCCGCCACAGGGGGAGCAGGGGCTGGACGTGGGCGGCCAGTGGTTTACTTTCCGCGAAGGAGCCGCCAACCAGCTGACCGAACTGGTGTTTCGCGTCGCCAACCCGGCGCTTAAGGGGCAACGCTTTCGCGTTGGCAACGGCGTGTATCGCTTTATATAA
- a CDS encoding methionine ABC transporter ATP-binding protein encodes MITIEGLSKTYAGTGRPALNDIALQIPKGAIYGILGRSGAGKSTLIRCLNLLERPTSGRILVNGQDITQLNKAALRDYRLRTGMIFQHFNLLHARTVADNIAVPLEIAGVPRAAREARVRELLELVDLSDKAAAFPSQLSGGQKQRVGIARALAARPEVLLCDEATSALDPETTASVLALLADINQRLNLTIVLITHQLEVVKTICDHAALLEQGEIVESGKLADLLVTPWSRLRQSLLHDPQAEQDFLTRHGVQGRPLCGVA; translated from the coding sequence ATGATAACCATCGAAGGGCTGAGCAAAACCTACGCCGGAACCGGCCGACCGGCGCTGAACGATATCGCGTTACAGATCCCGAAAGGGGCGATATACGGCATTCTCGGGCGCAGCGGCGCCGGCAAAAGTACGCTCATCCGCTGTCTCAATTTGCTGGAGCGGCCCACCTCGGGCCGCATTCTGGTGAACGGACAGGATATTACACAGCTGAACAAGGCGGCGCTGCGGGATTATCGCCTGCGTACCGGGATGATTTTCCAGCACTTCAATCTGCTGCATGCCCGCACCGTCGCCGACAACATCGCGGTGCCGCTGGAGATAGCCGGGGTGCCGCGGGCCGCTCGCGAAGCGCGGGTGCGCGAACTGCTGGAGCTGGTGGATCTCAGCGACAAGGCCGCCGCCTTCCCGTCTCAGCTTTCCGGCGGGCAAAAACAGCGCGTCGGCATCGCCCGGGCGCTGGCCGCCCGACCGGAGGTGCTGCTGTGCGATGAGGCGACCAGCGCGCTGGATCCCGAGACCACCGCCTCGGTGCTGGCTCTGCTGGCGGATATTAACCAGCGGCTCAATCTGACCATTGTGCTGATAACGCACCAGCTGGAGGTGGTGAAAACCATTTGTGACCACGCGGCGCTGCTGGAACAGGGCGAAATTGTCGAAAGCGGCAAACTCGCCGACCTGCTGGTGACCCCGTGGTCGCGGCTGCGTCAGTCGCTGCTGCACGACCCGCAGGCTGAACAGGATTTTCTTACCCGTCACGGCGTTCAGGGGAGGCCATTATGCGGAGTAGCATGA
- a CDS encoding methionine ABC transporter permease, whose product MSWEDLWPLLLDGTLDTLYMVGLAALFTVLIGLPTGVLLFISRANGLAPMPKLNALLGAAINIGRSLPFIVLLIALIPFTRLIVGTTLGSTAAIVPVTIGAFPFFARLTENALDEVDYGRIEAILSMGGNVWHVIFKSLLPEALPTLLAGITLTIVMLIGFSSMAGVIGGGGLGDLAIRYGYQRFNNEVMFGTVLILVAMVQGVQMAGDRLVRCLAHRR is encoded by the coding sequence ATGAGCTGGGAAGATTTGTGGCCGTTATTACTCGACGGCACGCTGGATACGCTCTATATGGTGGGCCTGGCGGCCCTGTTTACCGTGCTGATCGGGCTGCCCACCGGTGTGTTGTTATTTATTTCCCGCGCCAACGGCCTCGCGCCGATGCCGAAACTGAACGCGCTGCTGGGGGCGGCGATCAACATCGGCAGATCGTTACCGTTTATCGTGCTGCTGATCGCGCTGATCCCTTTTACCCGCCTGATCGTCGGCACCACGCTGGGCAGCACCGCCGCTATCGTGCCGGTGACCATCGGCGCCTTTCCGTTCTTTGCCCGTCTGACGGAAAACGCGCTCGACGAGGTGGATTACGGGAGAATCGAAGCCATTCTGTCGATGGGCGGCAACGTCTGGCACGTGATTTTTAAATCTCTGCTGCCGGAAGCCCTGCCGACGCTGCTGGCCGGGATTACGCTGACCATCGTGATGCTGATTGGCTTTTCGTCGATGGCCGGGGTGATCGGCGGCGGCGGACTCGGCGACCTCGCCATCCGCTACGGCTATCAGCGGTTCAATAATGAGGTGATGTTTGGCACGGTGCTGATCCTGGTGGCGATGGTTCAGGGCGTACAAATGGCCGGCGATCGGCTGGTGCGCTGCCTGGCACACCGCCGCTAA
- a CDS encoding VF530 family DNA-binding protein, which translates to MHSSKDPLHGVTLEALLNALVARYGWAEMARQVNINCFKSDPSIKSSLKFLRRTPWARKEVEAMYLASLDDDAPAEKADPWANWQKK; encoded by the coding sequence ATGCACAGTTCAAAAGATCCCCTGCACGGCGTGACGCTGGAAGCGCTGCTCAATGCCCTGGTCGCGCGCTACGGCTGGGCGGAAATGGCCCGCCAGGTCAACATTAACTGCTTTAAAAGCGATCCCAGCATCAAGTCCAGCCTGAAATTTCTCCGCCGGACGCCGTGGGCGCGTAAAGAGGTGGAGGCGATGTATCTGGCTTCGCTCGACGACGATGCGCCGGCAGAGAAAGCGGATCCATGGGCAAACTGGCAGAAAAAATAA
- a CDS encoding MetQ/NlpA family ABC transporter substrate-binding protein, whose amino-acid sequence MKYAAFKLAGVALSLSLAWTSAQAAALRVAADPVPHAEILNYIKKIDPSLDLKVVELTSGVNANELLASGDVDANYFQHVPYLKDQEKALGKTFAVAATVHIEPLGIYSHKHKNFSSLPDNATVAVPNNTTNLSRALFLLQAQKLIKLDPKFTDPATTLATPKDIVENPKHLKILEIESPQIPRSLDDVDLAVINGNYALEAGLVPAKDALGLESAEHNPYANILVTTPALANDPRIKALAKDLTSPQVAEFIRKNYNGSVIPVAPQS is encoded by the coding sequence ATGAAATATGCCGCTTTTAAACTGGCAGGGGTCGCACTGTCTCTTTCTCTGGCATGGACGTCTGCCCAGGCCGCCGCGCTGCGCGTCGCCGCGGACCCGGTTCCCCACGCGGAGATCCTCAACTACATCAAAAAAATCGATCCCAGCCTCGATCTGAAGGTGGTGGAGCTGACCAGCGGGGTCAACGCCAATGAACTGCTGGCCAGTGGCGACGTGGATGCCAACTACTTCCAGCATGTTCCCTACCTGAAGGATCAGGAAAAAGCGCTGGGTAAAACCTTTGCCGTCGCGGCCACCGTGCACATTGAGCCGCTGGGGATCTACTCGCACAAACATAAAAATTTCTCGTCGCTGCCGGACAACGCCACGGTGGCGGTGCCGAATAACACCACCAACCTGAGCCGTGCGCTGTTCCTGCTGCAGGCGCAGAAGCTTATCAAGCTGGACCCTAAATTTACCGACCCGGCCACCACTCTGGCGACGCCGAAGGATATTGTCGAGAACCCGAAACACCTGAAGATCCTGGAGATTGAATCGCCGCAGATCCCGCGCTCCCTCGACGATGTCGACCTGGCGGTGATTAACGGTAACTACGCCCTCGAAGCCGGGCTGGTGCCGGCGAAAGACGCTCTGGGGCTGGAAAGCGCCGAGCATAACCCCTACGCCAATATCCTGGTGACCACCCCAGCCCTGGCCAATGACCCGCGCATTAAGGCGCTGGCGAAAGACCTGACGTCGCCGCAGGTGGCGGAGTTTATCCGTAAAAACTACAACGGCTCGGTGATCCCGGTGGCCCCTCAGTCATGA
- the hpxE gene encoding molybdenum cofactor-independent xanthine hydroxylase subunit HpxE: MRDILPVVVDGLWRQGAKNLAVRLVSADGQPLPAWTPGAHIDLHLPCGLIRQYSLTGSPAGRDHYLLCVAREAQSRGGSRYIHDTLRPGQPLLISAPRNHFPLRGGGHVVLLAAGIGITPLLAMAHARAASGASFTLHYYVSRAQEAAFATEIVSQLTGGTCLIRCSADGQSPRLRLAQDLGAPDADTRVYFCGPAGFMNQVRDTALAAGWAEAQLHSEAFQPPAPTAASAADGTFTITLASTGERWPVPGDKTIARVLQEHGVDVPLSCEMGICGACLTPVREGTVDHRDTVQSEAEKQAAEQHIALCCSRSLSANLVIDLAG; encoded by the coding sequence ATGCGCGACATACTCCCGGTGGTGGTCGATGGCCTGTGGCGCCAGGGCGCGAAAAATCTGGCCGTTCGTCTGGTGAGCGCCGATGGGCAACCGCTGCCGGCATGGACGCCCGGCGCCCATATCGACCTCCATCTCCCCTGCGGGCTTATCCGTCAGTATTCGCTGACCGGCAGCCCGGCCGGGCGGGATCACTATCTGCTCTGCGTCGCCCGCGAGGCGCAGTCGCGAGGCGGCTCCCGTTATATTCATGACACCCTGCGTCCGGGGCAGCCCTTGCTGATCTCTGCCCCGCGCAACCACTTTCCCCTGCGCGGGGGCGGCCACGTGGTGCTCCTCGCCGCCGGGATCGGTATTACGCCGCTGCTGGCGATGGCCCACGCCCGGGCGGCGTCCGGCGCCAGCTTTACGCTGCACTACTACGTCAGCCGCGCGCAGGAGGCCGCCTTCGCCACCGAGATCGTCAGCCAGCTCACCGGCGGAACTTGCCTGATCCGCTGCTCTGCCGACGGACAGAGTCCGCGCCTGCGGCTGGCGCAGGATCTGGGCGCGCCGGACGCCGACACCCGGGTCTATTTCTGCGGGCCGGCAGGGTTTATGAACCAGGTGCGCGACACCGCGCTGGCGGCCGGCTGGGCGGAGGCGCAACTGCACAGCGAAGCGTTCCAGCCGCCCGCCCCGACGGCGGCCTCGGCGGCGGACGGAACCTTCACCATCACCCTCGCCTCCACCGGGGAGCGCTGGCCGGTACCGGGGGACAAAACCATCGCCCGGGTGCTGCAGGAGCATGGCGTCGACGTGCCGCTCTCCTGCGAGATGGGGATCTGCGGCGCCTGCCTGACGCCGGTGCGGGAGGGAACAGTCGACCACCGGGATACCGTGCAGTCGGAGGCGGAAAAACAGGCAGCGGAGCAGCATATTGCGCTGTGCTGCTCCCGCAGCCTGTCGGCCAATTTAGTTATCGATCTCGCGGGATAA
- a CDS encoding AraC family transcriptional regulator: MSQPTIDLTSELLRGMRLSGVNYRRIETSRPFGVGFSAVAGKAQFHFISRGPVLLRMASGEQFTLESGDALFIPNGDGHALLSDPQAAVVNVAQLNSETVCSTVSCINAGGQPDCPERAVIFSGCMDFELGGMQPLVKAMPEVMRVSCLLHTWPEIQPLLAAMERESLTRQAGYAGILARLADVVAALIVRGWVACGCGNATGWVQVLRDPRLAKAIYAMHQRPGVNWKVEDLAREAGLSRSLFAERFLAATGTTPARYLTELRMRLAVQYITHEGQALEKVAFRLGYQSLAAFSRAFKRITGQPPGALRATAR; this comes from the coding sequence ATGAGCCAGCCTACAATCGACCTGACCAGTGAACTGCTGCGCGGTATGCGCCTCTCCGGCGTGAATTACCGGCGCATCGAAACCTCCCGCCCGTTTGGCGTCGGCTTTAGCGCCGTGGCGGGCAAAGCCCAGTTCCATTTCATCAGCCGCGGACCGGTGCTGCTGCGCATGGCCAGCGGAGAACAGTTCACCCTGGAGAGCGGCGACGCGCTGTTTATTCCTAACGGCGACGGACACGCCCTGCTCTCCGATCCGCAGGCCGCGGTGGTGAATGTGGCGCAGCTGAACAGCGAAACGGTGTGCAGCACGGTAAGTTGCATCAACGCTGGCGGCCAGCCTGACTGCCCGGAGCGCGCCGTGATTTTCAGCGGTTGCATGGACTTTGAGCTCGGCGGCATGCAGCCGCTGGTGAAGGCCATGCCCGAGGTGATGCGGGTGAGTTGCCTGCTCCACACCTGGCCGGAGATCCAGCCGCTGCTGGCCGCAATGGAGCGGGAATCGCTCACCCGCCAGGCGGGCTATGCCGGGATCCTCGCCCGGCTGGCGGACGTGGTGGCTGCGCTGATTGTCCGCGGCTGGGTGGCATGCGGGTGCGGTAACGCCACCGGCTGGGTGCAGGTCCTGCGCGATCCCCGGCTGGCGAAAGCGATCTACGCCATGCATCAGCGTCCGGGCGTGAACTGGAAAGTGGAAGATCTGGCGCGGGAGGCGGGGCTGTCGCGCTCTCTCTTCGCCGAGCGTTTTCTTGCCGCCACCGGCACCACCCCCGCCCGCTATCTGACCGAGCTGCGTATGCGGCTGGCGGTGCAGTACATCACCCACGAAGGCCAGGCGCTGGAAAAGGTGGCCTTCCGCCTCGGGTATCAGTCGCTGGCGGCCTTCAGCCGGGCTTTCAAACGCATCACCGGCCAGCCGCCGGGGGCCCTGCGCGCCACGGCACGCTAG
- the hpxD gene encoding molybdenum cofactor-independent xanthine hydroxylase subunit HpxD, which yields MKTTIPTPPAHCTFDPEDWLRLARCWHPVARACDIGGAPVKATLLDEQLVIYRIKGQVVVARDVCPHRGVPLTLGFHEEEGIVCPYHGLRFGEDGRCNRIPSSPGQPIPAKLHLTSFAVEERYGLIWTCLACDPDNPPPLPTMPHWDDAGFQQINCPAFEVKGFAGRQVEGFLDVAHFAWIHTDTFADPDNQQVPDYTPQETPFGFVADYWSSVGNYPASSDFRAPEGFQWLRHFEMHLPFTATLTIHFPADAKLVIMNAASPVSSRVTRMFAPIARNFDLHVPVEEVHAFNLRVFEEDRLMVETQRPERLPLDLTLEAHIPADRSSIAYRRGLKKMGFGDFFLV from the coding sequence ATGAAGACAACCATCCCGACGCCCCCCGCCCATTGCACCTTTGATCCAGAGGACTGGCTGCGGCTGGCCCGCTGCTGGCACCCGGTGGCCCGCGCCTGCGATATTGGCGGCGCCCCGGTGAAGGCCACCCTGCTGGACGAACAGCTGGTTATCTATCGCATTAAAGGTCAGGTGGTGGTCGCCCGCGACGTCTGCCCGCACCGCGGCGTCCCGCTGACCCTGGGGTTTCATGAAGAAGAAGGCATCGTCTGCCCCTATCATGGCCTGCGCTTTGGCGAGGATGGCCGCTGCAACCGCATCCCCTCCAGTCCGGGGCAACCCATTCCAGCCAAACTGCATCTCACCAGCTTCGCCGTGGAGGAGCGCTACGGGCTGATCTGGACCTGTCTGGCCTGCGATCCGGACAATCCGCCGCCGTTACCGACCATGCCGCACTGGGACGACGCCGGCTTTCAGCAAATCAACTGCCCGGCCTTCGAGGTGAAGGGCTTTGCCGGCCGCCAGGTCGAAGGCTTTCTCGATGTCGCCCACTTTGCGTGGATCCACACTGATACCTTTGCCGACCCGGACAATCAGCAGGTGCCGGACTACACCCCGCAGGAGACACCGTTCGGTTTTGTTGCCGACTACTGGAGCTCGGTGGGCAATTACCCGGCCAGCTCCGATTTCCGCGCGCCGGAAGGGTTCCAGTGGCTGCGTCACTTTGAAATGCATCTGCCCTTCACCGCCACGCTGACCATCCATTTCCCTGCCGATGCGAAGCTGGTGATCATGAACGCCGCCTCGCCGGTGTCGTCGCGCGTGACGCGGATGTTCGCCCCTATCGCCCGCAATTTTGACCTGCATGTGCCGGTGGAAGAGGTTCATGCGTTCAACCTGCGGGTGTTTGAGGAGGATCGCCTGATGGTTGAGACCCAGCGCCCGGAGCGGCTGCCGCTGGATCTGACCCTGGAGGCGCATATTCCGGCAGACCGCAGCTCTATCGCCTACCGGCGCGGGCTGAAGAAGATGGGCTTTGGCGATTTCTTTCTGGTATGA
- a CDS encoding MFS transporter, producing MTSCIAADASLTPVRPAWRAVYALALGVFGLIVAEFLPASLLTPMASSLGVSEGMAGQAVTATALVALVTGLLIATATRNIDRRWVLMFFSVLQIVSSLMVAFAGSLAFLLLGRLLLGIAIGGFWAMSTATAMRLVPAAHVPKALAIIFSAVSVATVVAAPLGSYLGELIGWRNVFILCAIPSLLALLWQLWALPSMRPESVGTFSTLFRVLRRPGMLGGMLASILIFSGHFAFFTYLRPFLETVAQASVEGVSLILLGFGIANFIGTSVASYLLSRSLRLTLALVPLMMSVLALLMVTFGHLSVLDGLLVALWGFAFGLVPVAWSTWLATTVPDEAESAGGLLVASIQLAISAGAAGGGAVFDLHGASGVFTGSGVLLLTAMVVVFTAVRVKPVARAEQPETGRLSREIDN from the coding sequence ATGACTTCCTGCATAGCTGCTGACGCAAGCCTGACACCCGTCAGGCCTGCCTGGCGTGCCGTCTATGCCCTGGCCCTCGGGGTGTTCGGCCTGATCGTGGCCGAGTTTCTGCCCGCCAGCCTGTTAACGCCGATGGCCAGCAGCCTCGGCGTCAGCGAAGGGATGGCCGGGCAGGCGGTGACCGCCACGGCGCTGGTGGCGTTAGTCACCGGCCTGCTGATCGCCACCGCCACCCGCAATATCGACCGCCGCTGGGTGCTGATGTTTTTTTCCGTGCTGCAGATTGTCTCCAGCCTGATGGTCGCTTTTGCCGGTTCGCTGGCGTTTCTCCTGCTCGGTCGTCTGCTGCTGGGGATCGCCATCGGCGGTTTCTGGGCGATGTCCACCGCCACGGCGATGCGTCTGGTGCCGGCGGCCCATGTGCCGAAGGCGCTGGCGATCATCTTTTCCGCGGTGTCTGTCGCCACAGTGGTGGCCGCGCCGCTCGGCAGCTACCTCGGGGAGCTGATCGGCTGGCGCAACGTGTTTATTCTCTGCGCGATACCCAGCCTGCTGGCGCTGCTCTGGCAGCTGTGGGCGCTGCCCTCCATGCGCCCGGAAAGCGTTGGCACCTTCTCCACGCTGTTCAGGGTGCTGCGCCGTCCCGGTATGCTGGGCGGCATGCTGGCATCGATCCTCATTTTCAGCGGCCATTTCGCCTTCTTCACCTACCTGCGTCCGTTCCTTGAGACCGTCGCGCAGGCCAGCGTTGAAGGCGTTTCACTGATTTTGCTCGGCTTCGGTATCGCTAACTTTATCGGCACCTCGGTAGCGAGCTATCTGCTGAGCCGCAGCCTGCGTCTGACCCTGGCGCTGGTGCCGCTGATGATGAGCGTCCTGGCGCTGCTGATGGTGACGTTTGGCCATCTGAGCGTGCTCGACGGGCTGCTGGTCGCCCTCTGGGGGTTTGCCTTCGGTCTGGTGCCGGTGGCCTGGTCCACCTGGCTGGCCACCACCGTGCCGGATGAGGCGGAAAGCGCGGGCGGTCTGCTGGTGGCCTCTATTCAGCTGGCCATCAGCGCCGGCGCCGCCGGCGGCGGGGCGGTGTTCGATCTGCACGGCGCCAGCGGAGTCTTCACCGGCAGTGGTGTGCTGCTGTTGACCGCGATGGTCGTGGTCTTCACCGCCGTGCGGGTGAAACCGGTTGCCCGCGCCGAACAGCCGGAGACCGGTCGCTTATCCCGCGAGATCGATAACTAA
- a CDS encoding isopenicillin N synthase family dioxygenase, translating to MNATTLPILDLARYADPADKAAFLADLRHAARDIGFFYLINHGVDDALQYEVQRQSQRFFALDEAQKQQVAMIHSPHFRGYNRAASELTRGQPDWREQFDIGAERPALTLSDDAPRWQRLQGPNLWPAALPSLKPVLLHWQQQMTQVGIRLLRAFAEALQLPENAFDQLYGDKPNEHIKLIRYPGQKEAQSSQGVGAHKDSGFLSFLLQDEQKGLQVEVAPGQWIDAVPLAGSFVVNIGELLELATNGYLRATVHRVVSPPAQQQRLSIAFFLGAQLDAVVPVYTLPPELAREARGPDSDPHNPLLRDVGWNYLKGRLRSHPDVAERYYQDVFRERAEQLIV from the coding sequence ATGAACGCGACAACCCTGCCGATTCTCGATCTGGCCCGCTACGCGGACCCCGCGGATAAAGCGGCCTTCCTGGCCGACCTGCGCCACGCCGCCCGCGACATCGGCTTCTTTTATCTGATCAACCACGGTGTCGACGACGCGCTTCAATATGAAGTTCAGCGCCAGTCCCAACGCTTTTTTGCCCTCGATGAGGCGCAAAAACAGCAGGTGGCGATGATCCACTCCCCCCATTTTCGCGGCTATAACCGCGCGGCCTCTGAGCTGACGCGCGGCCAGCCTGACTGGCGAGAGCAGTTTGATATCGGCGCCGAACGTCCGGCGCTGACCCTCAGCGATGACGCCCCGCGCTGGCAGCGCCTGCAGGGTCCGAATCTGTGGCCTGCCGCCCTGCCGTCGCTTAAACCGGTATTACTTCACTGGCAACAGCAGATGACCCAGGTGGGGATCCGCCTGCTGCGCGCCTTTGCCGAAGCGCTGCAGCTCCCGGAGAATGCCTTTGACCAACTCTATGGCGACAAACCCAACGAGCATATCAAACTGATCCGCTATCCCGGCCAGAAGGAGGCGCAAAGCAGCCAGGGCGTCGGCGCCCATAAAGATTCCGGTTTTCTCAGCTTCCTGCTGCAGGACGAACAGAAAGGGCTGCAGGTTGAGGTGGCGCCCGGGCAGTGGATCGACGCTGTGCCGCTGGCCGGCAGCTTTGTGGTCAATATTGGCGAACTGCTGGAGCTGGCCACCAACGGCTATCTGCGCGCTACCGTTCACCGGGTGGTGTCGCCGCCGGCGCAACAGCAGCGCCTCTCCATCGCTTTCTTCCTTGGCGCCCAGCTTGACGCGGTGGTGCCGGTTTATACCCTGCCGCCCGAGCTGGCGCGTGAGGCGCGCGGTCCGGACAGCGACCCGCACAATCCGCTGCTGCGCGATGTCGGCTGGAATTATCTCAAGGGCCGTCTGCGTTCCCATCCGGACGTGGCGGAACGCTACTATCAGGACGTGTTTCGCGAACGCGCCGAGCAATTGATCGTTTAA
- a CDS encoding cupin domain-containing protein, translated as MQSWSSKDFTADRAWGALDIANFSGTTVRLHWTDQPYIWHINDGQEVFAVMDGQVAMHVKVNGEEQVIVLNAGDIFYAEVGCEHVAHPQGAARILVIEKEGSV; from the coding sequence ATGCAGAGCTGGAGCAGTAAAGATTTCACCGCCGACCGCGCGTGGGGCGCGCTGGATATCGCCAATTTTTCCGGCACCACCGTGCGCCTGCACTGGACCGACCAACCCTATATCTGGCACATCAACGACGGTCAGGAGGTGTTTGCCGTCATGGATGGTCAGGTGGCGATGCATGTAAAAGTCAACGGCGAGGAGCAGGTGATCGTGCTGAACGCCGGCGATATCTTCTACGCCGAGGTGGGATGCGAGCATGTCGCTCATCCCCAGGGGGCGGCGCGTATTCTGGTGATTGAGAAAGAAGGGTCGGTCTGA
- the hpxR gene encoding LysR family hpxDE operon transcriptional regulator HpxR produces MSPFSRFAHYFIAVARCGSLRRAAEQLHISASAINRQILQAEEAFGTPLFERLPEGLRMTTAGELLYDNLLRWQKEFRQTRQKFDELQGMKRGSVSVGMVQALAEGGFAAALAEIIASWPWLELDLQVADSHTVSQKVRQADLDVGLILDPQGQAGLSVLAFAELEVGIVMRPDHPLAGARALSLGELSLERHIVPGAPLIVHERVALLYRHHDFAPENTISCNDIRLIKSLVLRGSGVTLLSLLDVLDEVQRGQLAFIPLRSTLLRPLTLALCTAPSRQLSRPAQMAIQTLSAVIESMATVSPAAR; encoded by the coding sequence ATGAGTCCATTTTCCCGTTTCGCCCACTATTTCATCGCCGTGGCCCGCTGCGGCAGTCTGCGCCGGGCCGCCGAGCAGCTGCATATCTCCGCCTCGGCGATTAACCGCCAGATCCTGCAGGCCGAGGAGGCCTTCGGGACACCGCTGTTCGAGCGGCTGCCGGAGGGACTGCGGATGACCACCGCGGGCGAACTGCTGTATGACAATCTGCTGCGCTGGCAGAAGGAGTTTCGCCAGACCCGGCAGAAATTTGATGAGCTGCAGGGGATGAAGCGCGGGAGCGTCAGCGTCGGTATGGTGCAGGCGCTGGCGGAAGGTGGCTTCGCCGCCGCGCTGGCGGAGATTATCGCCAGCTGGCCGTGGCTGGAGCTGGATCTGCAGGTGGCCGACAGCCACACCGTCAGCCAGAAAGTGCGTCAGGCGGATCTGGACGTCGGTCTGATCCTCGATCCGCAGGGGCAGGCCGGACTCAGCGTGCTGGCCTTTGCCGAACTGGAGGTGGGGATTGTGATGCGCCCGGACCACCCCCTGGCGGGGGCGAGGGCTCTGTCTTTGGGCGAGCTCAGCCTTGAGCGGCACATCGTGCCCGGCGCGCCGCTGATCGTTCATGAGCGGGTGGCGCTTCTCTATCGCCACCATGACTTTGCGCCGGAGAATACCATCAGCTGCAATGATATCCGGCTCATTAAGTCGCTGGTGCTGCGCGGCAGCGGCGTGACGCTCCTCAGCCTGCTCGACGTGCTGGACGAGGTTCAGCGCGGCCAGCTGGCCTTTATCCCGCTGCGCAGTACACTGCTGCGGCCGCTGACCCTGGCGCTGTGCACTGCGCCTTCTCGTCAGCTATCGCGTCCTGCGCAGATGGCCATTCAGACGCTGAGCGCGGTGATTGAATCCATGGCGACCGTCAGCCCAGCGGCCCGCTGA